A single Methylobacterium sp. 17Sr1-1 DNA region contains:
- a CDS encoding MarR family transcriptional regulator produces MPSDDSPGLARLEGLIGYTLRRAQVAVSRSFVELFADLDVRQSQLGVLTVIEGSPGLRPSQVGAAIGIKRANIGPLLDELEARRLVRREPDPTDRRSQSLFLTPDGEALMAELHRREAAHEERIAAFLEPEERAALLGLLRRLEQGARDVTGDEGVDEAE; encoded by the coding sequence TTGCCGAGCGATGATTCCCCGGGCCTTGCCCGCCTCGAAGGCCTGATCGGCTACACCCTGCGGCGAGCGCAGGTCGCGGTCTCCCGCAGCTTCGTCGAGCTGTTCGCCGATCTCGACGTGCGCCAGAGTCAGCTCGGGGTGCTCACCGTCATCGAGGGCAGCCCGGGCCTGCGGCCGAGCCAGGTCGGCGCCGCGATCGGGATCAAGCGGGCCAATATCGGTCCGCTCCTCGACGAGCTGGAGGCGCGCCGCCTCGTGCGCCGCGAGCCCGACCCGACCGATCGCCGCTCGCAATCCCTGTTCCTCACTCCCGACGGCGAGGCCTTGATGGCCGAGCTGCACCGCCGCGAGGCCGCCCACGAGGAGCGCATCGCCGCCTTCCTGGAGCCGGAGGAGCGGGCCGCGCTGCTCGGCCTGCTGCGCCGGCTGGAGCAGGGCGCGCGGGACGTGACGGGGGACGAGGGGGTGGACGAGGCGGAGTGA
- a CDS encoding hybrid sensor histidine kinase/response regulator, translated as MSDPLPFLAGGGRAAAMIRARDWSGHPLGPPETWPEALRTALSLVLNSPESMILAWGPDLHFFFNETYFPLLGPRLDWAMGERFDRVWADGWEQAKPIIDDAFAGRSRRFVDLPWKLGTDRGEAETWWTFSYSRVLDGEGRVAGLFILTNETTAQVIATRRLRESEAVARENIDRVQLALSAGAIIGTWFWDLPNDRFTVDEAFARSFGLDPALGREGLSLEQVIETVHPDDRAGLIAAIDAVVIRGGAYAHQYRTRRADGQYYWLEANGRVDHAPDGTPLSFPGVLIDVNERRAVEAERDRATTMLRALTETLEQQVAARSAELMRAEEALRQSQKMEAVGQLTGGIAHDFNNLLAGISGALELMQTRINQGRLKDVERYMAAAQGAAKRAAALTHRLLAFSRRQTLDPRPTDVDRLVAGMEELIRRTVGPAIEIAVSGDPDLWTVLVDPPQLENALLNLCLNARDAMPDGGRIAIETTNLRLDAAAARGHEIPPGDYLSLCVTDTGTGMSPEVIARVFEPFFTTKPIGQGTGLGLSMIYGFTQQSGGQVRIASEVGRGTSVCLVLPRHHGASEAEAAQATLAEAPRAEQGETVLIVDDEPTVRMLVTEVLEDLGYTAIEAADGAAGLKVLQSDARIDLVVTDVGLPGGMNGRQMADAGRARRPGLKVLFITGYAENAALGTGQFEPGMQVLTKPFVVEALALRVREMLARP; from the coding sequence ATGAGTGACCCCCTTCCGTTCCTGGCCGGCGGCGGCCGCGCGGCTGCGATGATCCGCGCGCGCGACTGGTCCGGCCACCCGCTCGGCCCCCCGGAGACCTGGCCGGAGGCCCTGCGCACGGCGCTGAGCCTGGTGCTGAACTCGCCCGAGAGCATGATCCTGGCCTGGGGGCCGGATCTGCATTTCTTCTTCAACGAGACCTACTTCCCGCTGCTCGGCCCCCGGCTCGACTGGGCGATGGGCGAGCGCTTCGACCGGGTCTGGGCCGATGGCTGGGAGCAGGCGAAGCCCATCATCGACGACGCCTTCGCAGGGCGCAGCCGGCGCTTCGTCGACCTGCCGTGGAAGCTCGGCACCGACCGGGGCGAGGCCGAGACCTGGTGGACCTTCTCCTACTCGCGGGTGCTCGACGGCGAGGGCCGCGTCGCCGGCCTGTTCATCCTCACCAACGAGACCACCGCCCAGGTGATCGCGACCCGGCGCCTGCGCGAGAGCGAGGCGGTCGCCCGGGAGAACATCGACCGGGTCCAGCTCGCCCTCTCGGCCGGCGCGATCATCGGCACCTGGTTCTGGGACCTGCCGAACGACCGCTTCACCGTCGACGAGGCCTTCGCCCGCAGCTTCGGCCTCGATCCGGCGCTCGGCCGCGAGGGGCTGAGCCTGGAGCAGGTGATCGAGACGGTGCACCCGGACGACCGGGCCGGCCTGATCGCGGCGATCGACGCGGTGGTGATCCGCGGCGGCGCCTACGCCCACCAGTACCGCACCCGGCGCGCCGACGGCCAGTATTACTGGCTCGAGGCGAACGGGCGGGTCGACCACGCGCCCGACGGCACGCCGCTGAGCTTCCCCGGCGTCCTCATCGACGTGAACGAGCGCCGCGCCGTCGAGGCGGAGCGCGACCGCGCCACCACGATGCTGCGGGCCCTGACCGAGACCCTGGAGCAGCAGGTCGCCGCGCGCAGCGCCGAGCTGATGCGGGCCGAGGAGGCGTTGCGCCAGTCGCAGAAGATGGAAGCGGTGGGCCAGCTCACCGGCGGCATCGCCCACGACTTCAACAACCTGCTCGCCGGCATCTCGGGCGCGCTCGAACTGATGCAGACCCGCATCAACCAGGGCCGGCTCAAGGACGTCGAGCGCTACATGGCGGCGGCGCAAGGCGCCGCGAAGCGCGCGGCCGCACTCACTCACCGGCTCCTCGCCTTCTCCCGCCGCCAGACCCTCGACCCGCGACCCACCGACGTCGACCGGCTGGTGGCCGGGATGGAGGAGCTGATCCGTCGCACCGTCGGTCCGGCGATCGAGATCGCGGTCTCGGGCGATCCCGACCTCTGGACCGTTCTCGTCGACCCGCCGCAGCTCGAGAACGCGCTCCTCAACCTCTGCCTCAACGCCCGCGACGCGATGCCCGACGGCGGGCGCATCGCGATCGAGACGACGAACCTGCGCCTCGACGCGGCGGCGGCGCGCGGGCACGAGATCCCGCCCGGCGACTACCTGTCGCTCTGCGTGACCGATACCGGGACCGGCATGAGCCCGGAGGTGATCGCCCGGGTGTTCGAGCCGTTCTTCACCACGAAGCCGATCGGCCAGGGCACGGGCCTCGGCCTCTCGATGATCTACGGCTTCACCCAGCAATCGGGCGGGCAGGTGCGGATCGCCTCGGAGGTCGGACGCGGCACCAGCGTCTGCCTCGTCCTGCCGCGCCACCACGGCGCCTCCGAGGCGGAGGCCGCGCAGGCGACCCTGGCGGAGGCGCCCCGGGCGGAGCAGGGCGAGACGGTGCTGATCGTCGACGACGAGCCGACCGTGCGGATGCTGGTGACCGAGGTGCTGGAGGATCTCGGCTACACGGCGATCGAGGCGGCCGACGGCGCGGCCGGCCTCAAGGTGCTGCAATCGGACGCGCGCATCGATCTCGTCGTCACCGATGTCGGCCTGCCCGGCGGGATGAACGGGCGCCAGATGGCCGATGCCGGCCGGGCGCGGCGGCCCGGTCTGAAGGTGCTGTTCATCACCGGCTACGCCGAGAACGCGGCCCTCGGCACCGGGCAGTTCGAGCCCGGGATGCAGGTGCTGACCAAGCCCTTCGTGGTCGAAGCCCTGGCCCTGCGCGTCCGCGAGATGCTGGCCCGGCCCTGA
- a CDS encoding thioesterase family protein, with amino-acid sequence MTAPESQTVDQVVDHEGFTHTRTLTVEWGHCDPAGIVFNPRFFDFFDWSTALLCEAATGLPKAGMLARYDLLGIPLVETGAQFLKPSRYGDRVEIVSTVVAVGRSSFAVRHRLLNAGVLAVEGRERRVWAGRHPDDPARMKAAPIPEELVRRFRGE; translated from the coding sequence ATGACCGCGCCCGAGAGCCAGACCGTCGACCAAGTCGTCGACCATGAGGGTTTCACCCATACCCGCACCCTGACGGTGGAATGGGGCCATTGCGACCCCGCCGGCATCGTGTTCAACCCGCGCTTCTTCGACTTCTTCGACTGGTCGACCGCGCTTTTGTGCGAGGCCGCGACCGGGCTGCCGAAGGCCGGGATGCTCGCCCGCTACGATCTCCTCGGCATTCCGCTGGTCGAGACGGGCGCGCAGTTCCTGAAACCCTCGCGCTACGGTGACCGGGTCGAGATCGTCTCGACGGTGGTGGCCGTCGGCCGCTCCAGCTTCGCCGTGCGCCACCGCCTGCTCAACGCCGGCGTCCTCGCGGTCGAGGGCCGCGAGCGCCGGGTCTGGGCCGGCCGCCATCCCGACGACCCGGCCCGGATGAAGGCAGCGCCGATTCCGGAGGAGCTGGTCAGGCGCTTCCGGGGAGAGTGA
- a CDS encoding methyltransferase domain-containing protein: MLRTKAMNKFVKAIKTGLGREEARPGRGLTGNPRGGEVLDPEVKIFKEDIISALEANSNRPSFRGGFYSFYQINQLLRLSAKHPGIIRNKRILDFGCGATRPVAASIILYLLGARSTMAIDLEAPFDPGGIAVAEYGNILSVISGLSQIELHHANADLSLCRSRAAEFDLSALLGGDLRSGLAPDVGYKLSRYQDLSEAERKFDLMISNSVFEHVADLEDVLTCARRSISPDGYIFAGVDFRDHRWYSDASKWSFWQYLIDDGDHEPGYINKIRYSAMNELIRRSGFRIQEAHPVRDEMSPEFEAGLLPKYRTLSQEDKETTECLYLLRPA; the protein is encoded by the coding sequence ATGTTGCGCACGAAGGCAATGAATAAATTTGTCAAGGCGATCAAGACTGGTTTGGGGCGCGAGGAGGCGCGGCCGGGCCGCGGCCTGACCGGAAATCCCCGCGGCGGCGAAGTGCTGGATCCCGAAGTAAAAATTTTTAAGGAAGACATCATTTCTGCCCTCGAGGCAAACTCGAATAGACCATCGTTCAGGGGCGGCTTCTATAGTTTCTATCAAATTAACCAGTTATTGCGTCTGTCGGCGAAGCATCCGGGTATCATCAGGAACAAGCGGATCCTCGATTTCGGCTGCGGGGCGACCCGGCCCGTCGCTGCGTCCATCATCTTGTACCTGCTCGGCGCCCGCTCCACGATGGCGATCGATCTGGAGGCACCGTTCGATCCCGGCGGCATCGCGGTCGCCGAATACGGCAACATCCTGTCGGTGATCTCGGGCCTGAGCCAGATCGAACTGCATCACGCGAACGCGGATTTGTCGCTCTGTCGCAGCCGCGCCGCGGAGTTCGATCTGTCCGCTCTGCTCGGCGGCGACCTGCGCAGCGGGCTCGCCCCTGACGTCGGCTACAAGCTGTCCCGCTACCAGGACCTGAGCGAGGCGGAGCGCAAGTTCGACCTCATGATCTCGAACTCGGTCTTCGAGCACGTCGCCGATCTCGAGGACGTGCTGACCTGCGCTCGGCGATCCATTTCGCCGGACGGATACATCTTCGCCGGCGTCGATTTCCGGGATCACCGGTGGTACAGCGACGCCTCGAAATGGAGCTTTTGGCAGTATCTGATCGACGACGGCGATCACGAGCCCGGCTACATCAACAAGATCCGTTACTCCGCGATGAACGAGCTGATCCGGCGGTCCGGTTTCAGGATCCAAGAGGCGCACCCGGTGCGGGACGAGATGTCCCCTGAGTTCGAGGCCGGCCTGCTGCCGAAATACAGGACGCTCTCGCAGGAGGACAAGGAAACGACCGAGTGCCTGTACCTGCTCAGGCCCGCCTGA
- a CDS encoding dihydroxyacetone kinase subunit DhaK has protein sequence MAHFINDRAALVAEAVDGLVAGSGGRLARLDGDPAIRVVLRADWTTDRVAIVSGGGSGHEPAHAGFVGRGLLTAAVCGDVFASPSVDAVLAGILAVTGPAGCLVIIKNYAGDRLNFGLAAERARALGLAVETVTVADDVAIPGAAQPRGIAGTLLVHKVAGHAAESGRPLAEVAAAARAASAGIRSLGIAVSGCTMPGGVAEARLAPGQAELGLGIHGEPGIERIALPRAGDLAGLMTGRLAAALPDDGPLALLVNNLGGTTALEMQVLTRAVLATSLGKRVRLLLGPAAAMTALDMHGASLSLMPLDPATEAALTAATEVPAWPRAVPVVAPATRPLPDGLARQGEAAPSQDPAVARAITAIGTALIAAEGALNALDARVGDGDTGTTFAAAARAVLADLDRLPQAEPAALCRALSDRLARVAGGSSGVLMSIFFSATGAGLADGLGWPDSLARGAARLQAHGGARPGDRTLLDALVPALAALPDGLDAAARAAEAGAAATARMTRAGTGRSSYLAAADLAGVEDPGAAAVAHAFAALALAGSEG, from the coding sequence ATGGCCCACTTCATCAACGACCGCGCCGCCCTGGTGGCGGAGGCGGTGGACGGGCTCGTCGCGGGCAGCGGCGGACGGCTCGCCCGCCTCGACGGCGATCCGGCGATCCGGGTCGTGCTGCGGGCCGACTGGACTACCGACCGCGTCGCCATCGTCTCGGGGGGAGGCTCGGGCCACGAGCCGGCCCATGCGGGCTTCGTCGGGCGTGGCCTCCTCACCGCGGCGGTTTGCGGCGACGTCTTCGCCTCGCCCTCCGTCGACGCGGTGCTGGCGGGCATCCTGGCGGTGACCGGGCCGGCGGGCTGCCTCGTCATCATCAAGAACTACGCCGGCGACCGGCTGAATTTCGGGCTGGCCGCCGAGCGCGCCCGGGCCCTCGGGCTCGCGGTGGAGACCGTCACGGTCGCCGACGACGTCGCGATCCCGGGTGCCGCGCAACCCCGCGGCATCGCCGGGACGCTCCTGGTGCACAAGGTGGCGGGCCACGCCGCCGAAAGCGGCCGGCCCCTCGCCGAGGTCGCTGCGGCGGCGCGGGCGGCGAGCGCCGGGATCAGGTCCCTCGGCATCGCGGTCTCGGGCTGCACGATGCCGGGCGGCGTCGCGGAGGCCCGCCTCGCGCCGGGCCAGGCCGAGCTCGGCCTCGGCATCCACGGCGAGCCCGGCATCGAGCGCATCGCCCTGCCGCGGGCGGGCGACCTCGCCGGCCTGATGACCGGGCGCCTCGCCGCGGCGCTCCCGGACGACGGACCCCTCGCCCTCCTGGTCAACAACCTCGGCGGCACCACCGCGCTGGAGATGCAGGTGCTGACCCGCGCGGTGCTGGCGACGTCCCTGGGCAAGCGGGTCCGCCTGCTCCTCGGGCCGGCCGCCGCGATGACGGCCTTAGACATGCACGGCGCCTCGCTCTCGCTGATGCCGCTCGATCCCGCCACGGAGGCCGCGCTCACCGCCGCGACCGAGGTGCCGGCCTGGCCGCGCGCGGTCCCGGTCGTGGCGCCGGCGACGCGCCCCCTGCCCGACGGCCTCGCGCGGCAGGGCGAGGCCGCCCCCTCGCAGGATCCCGCCGTGGCGCGGGCGATCACGGCGATCGGCACCGCCCTGATCGCGGCGGAAGGCGCGCTCAACGCCCTCGACGCGCGGGTCGGGGACGGCGACACCGGCACCACCTTCGCGGCGGCGGCGCGAGCCGTGCTCGCCGATCTCGACCGGCTGCCGCAGGCCGAGCCCGCCGCCCTGTGCCGCGCGCTCTCCGACCGCCTCGCCCGGGTGGCCGGCGGATCGAGCGGGGTGCTGATGTCGATCTTCTTTTCCGCCACCGGGGCCGGCCTCGCCGACGGGCTCGGCTGGCCCGACTCCCTCGCGCGCGGTGCCGCGCGGCTCCAGGCCCATGGCGGCGCCCGGCCCGGCGACCGCACCCTGCTCGACGCCCTGGTGCCGGCCCTCGCGGCCCTGCCCGACGGCCTCGACGCGGCGGCGCGGGCGGCGGAAGCGGGAGCGGCCGCCACCGCCCGGATGACCCGGGCCGGGACCGGCCGCTCGAGCTACCTCGCCGCCGCCGATCTCGCCGGGGTGGAGGATCCGGGCGCCGCGGCGGTGGCCCATGCCTTCGCGGCCCTGGCCTTGGCGGGGTCGGAGGGCTGA
- a CDS encoding MucR family transcriptional regulator, whose product MDENANTHDQIVTLTADIISAYVSSNHLQSAELPKLISDVYGALNEMARGTKALPEPAHPKATAGEIRRSITHDYLISFEDGKSYKTLRRHLTLRGLTPEAYRQKWGLPHDYPMTSASYSEQRSELARSLGLGQQRRRPVRIEEGDDAVGTAEPSAPEPMDEAPETSEATSESKPRRGRRGA is encoded by the coding sequence ATGGATGAGAACGCTAACACTCACGATCAGATTGTCACGCTGACGGCTGACATCATCTCTGCCTATGTCAGCAGCAATCATCTGCAGAGCGCAGAACTGCCGAAGCTGATCTCCGATGTTTACGGTGCGCTGAACGAGATGGCACGGGGGACCAAAGCCCTCCCCGAGCCGGCTCATCCCAAGGCGACCGCGGGTGAGATCCGCCGCTCGATCACCCACGACTACCTGATCAGCTTCGAAGACGGCAAGTCCTACAAGACCCTGCGCCGCCACCTGACCTTGCGGGGTCTGACACCCGAAGCCTACCGCCAGAAGTGGGGCCTGCCCCACGACTATCCGATGACCTCGGCGAGCTATTCGGAGCAGCGCTCCGAACTGGCGCGCTCGCTCGGCCTCGGCCAGCAGCGCCGCCGCCCGGTGCGGATCGAGGAGGGAGACGACGCGGTCGGGACGGCCGAGCCCTCCGCTCCCGAGCCGATGGACGAAGCGCCCGAGACCTCCGAGGCCACGAGCGAGAGCAAGCCCCGCCGCGGCCGCCGCGGTGCCTGA
- a CDS encoding apoptosis inducing factor family protein translates to MADKTSDDKPDFARGIPAGDLPEGATVEGTLGEDKVLLLRRDGQVRAIGARCTHLGAPMGKGIVAEGEIRCPWHHARFSLETGEAVGAPAFDPLPCYRAEERDGRITVTGRRETASRSVTQAPGKVVQAPGKVVIVGGGAGGHACAEWLARAGHGAAVTLVSDDPDPPYDRTFCSKQYLSGKAQRGKTLLAPESFYSGDGPRLLRDRVVSLDLGAEEVVTAGGERLPYDALVIATGAAPRRPDLPGFDRPNVHTLRSLSDADALIAAASGARRVAVVGASFIGLEVAAAMVAREKTVTVVAPDAVPLEKILGEAVGRFVQGLHEEKGVTFRLGREVTGFDGRALTLGDGSRIEADLVVLGTGVAPRTDLAEAAGLALAAKDEGGGIAVDAHLAASAPGIYAIGDVASYPDPRGGQRLRVEHWVHAQRQGQHVARALLGEAAAFTETPFFWSGHYGTSLRYVGHAGSAEDTRIEGEVGKGDFAVTYREDGRDAALATCKRDKQSLEVEAAWDREARAAG, encoded by the coding sequence ATGGCTGACAAGACTTCGGACGACAAGCCGGATTTCGCCCGCGGGATCCCGGCGGGCGATCTCCCCGAGGGGGCGACGGTCGAGGGCACCCTCGGCGAGGACAAGGTGCTGCTCCTGCGCCGCGACGGACAGGTGCGGGCGATCGGCGCCCGCTGCACCCATCTCGGCGCGCCGATGGGCAAGGGGATCGTGGCGGAGGGCGAGATCCGCTGCCCCTGGCACCATGCCCGCTTCAGCCTGGAGACCGGCGAGGCGGTCGGCGCCCCGGCCTTCGATCCGCTGCCGTGCTACCGCGCCGAGGAGCGCGACGGCCGCATCACCGTGACCGGCCGGCGCGAGACCGCATCCAGATCCGTGACGCAAGCCCCCGGCAAGGTGGTCCAGGCGCCCGGCAAGGTCGTGATCGTCGGCGGCGGGGCCGGCGGGCATGCCTGCGCCGAGTGGCTGGCCCGGGCCGGTCACGGCGCCGCCGTCACCCTGGTGAGCGACGATCCCGATCCGCCCTACGACCGCACCTTCTGCTCGAAGCAGTATCTCTCCGGCAAGGCGCAGCGCGGGAAGACGCTTCTCGCCCCCGAGAGCTTCTACTCCGGCGACGGCCCCCGTCTCCTGCGCGACCGGGTGGTCTCGCTCGATCTCGGCGCCGAGGAGGTCGTGACCGCGGGCGGCGAGCGGCTCCCGTACGACGCCCTGGTGATCGCGACGGGCGCCGCGCCGCGGCGGCCGGACCTGCCGGGCTTCGATCGCCCGAATGTCCACACCCTGCGCAGCCTTTCTGACGCCGACGCGCTGATCGCGGCGGCGTCGGGCGCCCGCCGGGTCGCGGTGGTGGGCGCGAGCTTCATCGGCCTCGAGGTCGCCGCCGCGATGGTGGCCCGCGAGAAGACCGTCACGGTGGTGGCGCCGGATGCGGTGCCCCTCGAAAAGATCCTCGGAGAGGCGGTCGGCCGCTTCGTCCAGGGCCTGCACGAGGAGAAAGGCGTGACCTTCCGCCTCGGCCGCGAGGTCACGGGCTTCGACGGCCGGGCCCTCACCCTCGGCGACGGCAGCCGGATCGAGGCCGATCTCGTGGTGCTCGGCACCGGCGTCGCGCCCCGCACCGACCTCGCCGAGGCCGCCGGCCTGGCGCTCGCGGCCAAGGACGAGGGCGGCGGCATCGCGGTCGATGCGCATCTCGCGGCTTCCGCGCCGGGAATCTACGCCATCGGCGACGTGGCGTCGTACCCCGATCCGCGCGGCGGGCAGCGCCTGCGGGTCGAGCACTGGGTCCACGCCCAGCGCCAGGGCCAGCACGTCGCCCGCGCCCTCCTCGGGGAGGCGGCGGCGTTCACAGAGACGCCGTTCTTCTGGAGCGGCCATTACGGCACCAGCCTGCGCTATGTCGGCCATGCCGGATCGGCGGAGGACACTCGCATCGAGGGCGAGGTGGGCAAGGGCGACTTCGCCGTCACCTATCGCGAGGACGGCCGCGACGCCGCGCTCGCCACCTGCAAGCGGGACAAGCAATCGTTGGAGGTCGAGGCGGCGTGGGACCGGGAGGCCCGGGCGGCGGGCTGA